The proteins below come from a single Crossiella sp. CA-258035 genomic window:
- a CDS encoding TetR/AcrR family transcriptional regulator, translated as MSAVEELLATGAARADARRNVARLVAAAREALDEQGLGVTTREIAHRAGVGLGTVHRRVPSVRKLVAAILADTIDTMIELARQAAAEPDPWPAFTGFAESYVQLRAASCGLHAALAGAGGPDLTEPVERLRAAVTLLVRRAQDAGAIRTDLDAHDVVFLLATAIPAERTLGLLARPEQWRRNLGVLLDGLRNPAVTPASAQFTSVKPPA; from the coding sequence ATGTCCGCCGTCGAGGAGCTGCTCGCCACCGGCGCCGCCCGCGCCGACGCCCGGCGCAACGTGGCCCGGCTGGTCGCCGCCGCCCGCGAGGCACTGGACGAGCAGGGCCTGGGCGTCACCACCAGGGAGATCGCGCACCGGGCAGGGGTCGGCCTGGGCACCGTGCACCGCCGGGTGCCCTCGGTGCGGAAGCTGGTCGCCGCGATCCTGGCCGACACCATCGACACGATGATCGAGCTGGCCCGGCAGGCCGCGGCCGAGCCGGACCCGTGGCCGGCCTTCACCGGCTTCGCGGAGAGCTACGTGCAGCTGCGCGCGGCCAGCTGCGGCCTGCACGCCGCCCTCGCCGGCGCGGGCGGCCCCGACCTCACCGAGCCGGTCGAGCGCCTGCGCGCCGCGGTCACCCTGCTGGTGCGGCGGGCTCAGGACGCCGGTGCGATCCGGACCGACCTGGACGCCCACGACGTGGTCTTCCTGCTGGCCACGGCCATCCCGGCCGAGCGCACCCTGGGCCTGCTCGCCCGGCCGGAGCAGTGGCGGCGCAATCTCGGCGTCCTGTTGGACGGTCTGCGCAACCCAGCCGTAACACCGGCCTCGGCACAGTTCACTTCGGTGAAACCTCCGGCGTAA